One window from the genome of Bernardetia sp. encodes:
- a CDS encoding ArdC family protein, protein MSKQNIYDAVNERIIAKIKEGVAPWRKTWAGGLLPHNYDGRQYHGVNVLLLSMTEFENPIFMTYKQAQEAGGQVKKGSKGTKVVYFNVLQKEDKNGDIDKIPFMKQYTVFNIAQIEGLELPDFASHHSIMNDNERISLCEGVVQNMQNAPKIEENKGNNCLYNALNDIVKMPLIEEFESSEEYYCNLFHELAHSTGHKDRLDRKEVSALGRTKTDYAKEELVAEITAAFLCATTGIENKTIDNSASYLASWLKVLKDNHKFFFQSAAKAQKAADYILNQTK, encoded by the coding sequence ATGAGCAAACAAAACATTTATGATGCTGTAAACGAACGCATCATTGCGAAAATCAAAGAAGGTGTAGCCCCTTGGCGAAAGACTTGGGCAGGTGGACTTTTACCACACAATTACGATGGTCGTCAATACCATGGTGTAAATGTTCTCCTTCTATCAATGACAGAATTTGAAAATCCTATTTTTATGACTTACAAACAGGCACAGGAAGCAGGTGGACAAGTCAAGAAAGGTTCTAAGGGTACAAAAGTCGTCTATTTCAATGTACTTCAAAAAGAAGATAAAAACGGAGACATAGACAAAATACCATTTATGAAGCAATACACCGTTTTTAATATTGCACAAATAGAAGGGTTAGAGTTGCCAGACTTTGCTTCTCATCATTCAATTATGAATGACAATGAACGTATTTCATTATGCGAAGGAGTAGTTCAGAATATGCAAAACGCACCTAAAATAGAGGAAAATAAAGGCAATAACTGTCTTTACAATGCCTTGAATGATATTGTTAAAATGCCTCTAATAGAGGAGTTTGAGAGTTCAGAAGAATATTATTGTAATCTTTTCCACGAACTAGCACACAGTACAGGGCATAAGGATAGACTAGACAGGAAAGAAGTATCAGCACTTGGCAGAACCAAAACAGACTATGCAAAAGAGGAATTAGTAGCAGAAATAACAGCAGCTTTCCTTTGTGCTACTACTGGAATAGAAAACAAAACTATTGATAATTCTGCATCCTACTTGGCTTCTTGGCTCAAAGTCTTAAAAGACAATCACAAGTTCTTTTTTCAATCAGCAGCAAAAGCACAAAAAGCAGCCGATTACATTTTAAATCAAACTAAATAA
- a CDS encoding exonuclease domain-containing protein translates to MNNFVAIDVETANPDFSSICQIGIAHFENGEVVKKWSSLVNPEVYFDSFNTGIHNINESDIKDTPTFKDLYQEISEQIKDKIVVHHTAFDKIAINRACQKYELEIIDAQWLDSSIVVKRTWTQFARQGYGLSNMADFLGLEFNHHDALQDATMAGIIVNKACSELEIDLSTMIEKTKYISRSGSVKKIEFETNKNGQLFGETILFTGALSVARVEAERMASEIGCAIAKSMNKSVTLLVVGIQDEQRLSGFKKSSKHRKAEELISKGASIQILSEDDFLELYNSSKE, encoded by the coding sequence ATGAATAATTTTGTTGCTATTGATGTAGAAACAGCTAATCCAGACTTTTCTAGTATTTGTCAAATTGGAATTGCTCATTTTGAAAATGGAGAAGTTGTAAAAAAATGGAGTAGTTTAGTCAATCCAGAAGTATATTTTGATTCTTTCAATACTGGCATTCATAACATAAATGAGAGTGATATAAAAGATACTCCAACTTTTAAAGACTTGTATCAAGAAATTTCGGAGCAAATAAAAGATAAAATAGTTGTTCATCATACGGCTTTTGATAAGATTGCTATCAATAGAGCTTGTCAAAAATATGAACTAGAAATTATTGATGCTCAATGGTTAGATTCATCTATTGTAGTAAAAAGAACGTGGACACAATTCGCACGACAAGGATATGGACTAAGTAATATGGCTGATTTTTTAGGTTTAGAATTTAATCATCATGATGCTTTGCAAGATGCTACTATGGCTGGAATAATTGTCAATAAGGCTTGTTCTGAACTTGAAATAGATTTGTCCACAATGATAGAAAAAACAAAATATATCAGTAGAAGTGGTTCAGTAAAAAAAATAGAATTTGAAACAAACAAAAACGGACAACTATTTGGCGAAACTATACTTTTTACTGGAGCTTTGTCAGTCGCTAGAGTAGAAGCCGAACGTATGGCATCTGAAATAGGTTGTGCTATTGCAAAATCAATGAATAAGTCTGTTACTCTGTTGGTTGTTGGAATACAAGACGAGCAAAGACTATCAGGATTCAAAAAGAGTTCGAAGCATAGAAAAGCAGAAGAACTAATCAGCAAAGGAGCATCTATTCAAATCCTGTCAGAAGACGATTTTTTGGAATTGTATAATTCTTCTAAGGAATAG